A window of Clostridium sp. Marseille-P299 contains these coding sequences:
- a CDS encoding MBL fold metallo-hydrolase: MKLKALSHYDGDKDTRYGDCILLYDNVSLIVYDCGHTRHAQEVEKFLEANSLISQVHIVVSHNDSDHTNGVIELLEYLYDEQYTVTVYSSLYLKSARKVLDVLDDERRTLPATKKHILEKFDNIKEIVEKAQEYGFTVKDAAVNTKVATGTIAGPTEDEFVEVVAQAIEDDSVTKIEGETVMNAASVQLKCELDGTQTILLCGDASPSYLHNLDSYEIIQLPHHGKLDDAQRIFEELKDSYSKTYLVSDNTGSGATSGGSDNLVQYMQEEYYTPALNTKKGVVDIPKKGFSNISVSKPQGVKLGEMDYKYW, translated from the coding sequence ATGAAGTTAAAGGCATTAAGTCATTATGATGGCGACAAAGATACTCGATATGGCGATTGTATATTACTGTATGACAATGTTTCGTTGATTGTTTATGATTGCGGACATACACGTCATGCACAAGAAGTTGAAAAATTCCTTGAGGCTAATTCTCTGATTTCACAGGTGCATATTGTGGTTTCACATAACGATAGCGACCATACCAACGGAGTTATTGAATTATTAGAGTATTTGTACGATGAGCAGTATACAGTTACTGTATATTCATCATTGTATTTGAAAAGTGCAAGAAAAGTGCTGGATGTGCTCGACGATGAGAGAAGAACGTTACCAGCAACTAAGAAGCATATTCTTGAGAAGTTCGATAATATAAAAGAAATCGTAGAAAAGGCTCAGGAGTATGGTTTTACAGTGAAGGATGCAGCTGTAAATACAAAGGTAGCAACAGGTACTATTGCAGGACCAACCGAAGATGAATTTGTAGAGGTTGTGGCACAGGCAATAGAAGATGACAGCGTTACTAAAATCGAAGGTGAAACAGTGATGAATGCCGCTAGTGTCCAATTAAAATGTGAATTGGATGGTACACAGACGATATTGTTGTGTGGAGATGCATCGCCTTCATATTTGCATAATTTGGATAGCTATGAAATTATTCAGTTACCACACCACGGAAAGCTGGATGATGCTCAGAGAATTTTTGAAGAACTCAAAGATTCCTATAGTAAAACTTATCTGGTATCTGATAATACAGGTTCTGGAGCAACGAGCGGTGGTTCTGATAATTTAGTACAATATATGCAGGAAGAATATTATACGCCAGCATTAAATACTAAAAAGGGTGTGGTAGACATTCCTAAAAAAGGATTTTCAAATATATCAGTTAGTAAGCCACAAGGAGTGAAGCTGGGTGAGATGGATTATAAGTACTGGTAA
- a CDS encoding AAA family ATPase — translation MKIQAVLIDGFKNLSDVKITFDNITALVALNNFGKSNVLSGIDFGLAFIKAPIDDKMEMMANSNLIPINQSTQGKNYKFEVEVLTEEAGQEYRVQYGYEFAWQCDEDEAPEIVQEYLKIKLDEKGQKYTQLITRTSESAMYKSSETGRCSSKIKVEPTELVVNKLRAFDELYYASIIRKLNSMKFYMENNLDAKSFYRPDPIIRKGIGDMTIDAENLPRVIYHLRENHKERYVLLKNVYTLLFPDIEDIIVKQYSIKGLNNKKMPDDAPFVVANSIHVLYVKDRSLVQPIDFAMMSDGAKRVFMILTRIIVASISNISLIAIEEPENSVHPKLFQAYMQIISQLLDDCKVIITSHSPYIISYLNPSWIHVGMNRNPGVAEFFTFKKSGQKQLQQDAEEFNMSMGDYLFSLLADAESNISDYLECDADE, via the coding sequence ATGAAGATACAGGCCGTATTGATAGATGGTTTTAAAAATCTATCTGATGTAAAAATAACTTTTGATAATATTACAGCTTTGGTAGCACTTAATAATTTTGGTAAGTCCAACGTACTATCGGGCATTGATTTTGGTTTGGCTTTTATTAAAGCTCCTATCGACGATAAGATGGAGATGATGGCTAATTCTAATCTTATTCCGATTAACCAGAGTACGCAAGGTAAAAATTACAAGTTTGAGGTAGAGGTATTAACAGAGGAAGCTGGACAGGAATACCGTGTACAGTATGGATATGAGTTCGCTTGGCAGTGTGATGAGGACGAAGCTCCTGAGATTGTTCAGGAGTATTTGAAAATCAAGCTGGATGAGAAGGGACAAAAGTATACTCAGTTAATTACCAGAACATCAGAGTCAGCAATGTATAAGAGTTCAGAGACAGGTCGTTGCTCATCTAAGATAAAGGTAGAACCGACGGAACTTGTTGTGAATAAATTGCGTGCTTTTGATGAGCTTTACTATGCTAGCATTATCAGAAAATTGAATAGCATGAAGTTTTATATGGAAAATAACTTAGATGCAAAGAGCTTCTATAGACCAGACCCTATTATTCGTAAAGGGATAGGAGATATGACTATTGATGCTGAGAATTTGCCAAGAGTTATTTATCACCTTAGAGAAAATCATAAGGAAAGATATGTGCTTTTAAAGAATGTTTATACACTGCTATTCCCTGATATAGAAGATATTATTGTAAAGCAGTATTCGATAAAAGGATTGAATAATAAGAAAATGCCTGATGATGCACCATTTGTAGTGGCGAATTCGATACATGTATTATATGTGAAAGACAGGAGTCTGGTTCAGCCTATTGATTTTGCAATGATGTCTGATGGAGCAAAAAGGGTATTTATGATTTTGACTAGAATTATTGTAGCTAGTATCAGCAATATTTCGTTGATTGCGATTGAAGAGCCTGAAAATTCGGTTCATCCAAAATTGTTTCAGGCATATATGCAAATCATAAGTCAATTATTGGATGATTGTAAAGTAATAATTACTAGCCATTCACCGTATATCATTAGCTATTTAAATCCTTCATGGATTCATGTGGGGATGAATAGAAATCCAGGAGTGGCAGAATTCTTTACATTTAAGAAGTCAGGACAGAAGCAGTTACAGCAGGATGCAGAAGAGTTCAATATGAGCATGGGTGATTATCTGTTTTCACTGTTGGCTGATGCAGAGAGCAATATAAGTGATTATTTGGAGTGTGATGCTGATGAGTAA
- the ppdK gene encoding pyruvate, phosphate dikinase: MAKWVYLFKEGNANMKNLLGGKGANLAEMTNLGLPIPQGFTVTTEACTDYYKNGKMITEEITSQIFDALSKLEEMQGKKFGDTEDPLLVSVRSGSRASMPGMMDTILNLGLNDIAVEGFAKKTGNPRFAYDSYRRFIQMFSDVVMEMSKTFFEGILDEIKEEKGAKIDTDLTAEDLKEVIAKYKAIYKDKMGEEFPQDPKVQLMEAVKAVFRSWDNPRAIVYRRMNDIPGDWGTAVNVQAMVFGNMGDTSGTGVAFTRNPSTGDHAIYGEYLINAQGEDVVAGIRTPLPITRLAEDLPECYQQFMEIANKLEDHYKDMQDMEFTIQEGKLYFLQTRNGKRTAPAAIKIACDLVDEGKITPKEAVLRIDAKSLDQLLHPTFDPAALKAGKVLGAALPASPGAAAGKVYFTADEAKEAHDKGERVILVRSETSPEDIEGMHAAEGILTVRGGMTSHAAVVARGMGTACVSGCGEIKINEEAKVFELGGEKIVEGDYISLDGSTGKIYLGDIKTVEASVSGYFSRMMEWSDEFRTLQVRTNADTPADTANAVKLGAEGIGLCRTEHMFFEPERIPKIRKMILSKTVEGREAALNELLAFQKADFKAMFEVLEGKPMTVRYLDPPLHEFVPTDPEDIAELAADMNLTVEEVKATCDALHEFNPMMGHRGCRLAVTYPEIARMQTRAVMEAAIEVKNEKGYDIIPEIMIPLVGEKKELKFVKDIVVETAEAVKAEKGSDIEYHIGTMIEIPRAALLADEIAEEAEFFSFGTNDLTQMTFGFSRDDAGKFLDAYYKSKIYESDPFARLDQAGVGQLVQMACEKGRQVRPNIKLGICGEHGGDPSSIEFCHKAGLTYVSCSPYRVPIARLAAAQAAIAQK, encoded by the coding sequence ATGGCAAAATGGGTATATTTATTTAAAGAAGGAAATGCCAACATGAAAAATCTACTTGGCGGTAAGGGTGCTAACTTAGCTGAAATGACTAATTTAGGCTTACCTATCCCTCAAGGATTTACAGTTACGACAGAAGCTTGTACCGATTATTACAAAAATGGCAAGATGATAACTGAAGAAATCACTTCTCAGATTTTCGATGCGTTATCTAAATTGGAAGAGATGCAAGGAAAGAAATTTGGTGATACAGAAGATCCACTTTTGGTATCTGTACGTTCCGGTTCCAGAGCATCTATGCCAGGTATGATGGATACCATTCTTAACTTAGGTCTTAATGATATTGCAGTGGAAGGTTTTGCAAAAAAGACTGGTAATCCTAGATTTGCTTATGATTCCTACCGAAGATTTATTCAAATGTTCTCAGATGTTGTAATGGAAATGAGTAAGACGTTCTTTGAAGGCATTTTAGATGAAATCAAAGAAGAAAAAGGCGCAAAAATTGATACAGATTTAACAGCTGAGGATCTAAAAGAAGTTATAGCTAAGTACAAAGCAATATATAAAGATAAGATGGGTGAAGAATTCCCGCAAGACCCTAAGGTTCAATTAATGGAAGCTGTAAAAGCAGTATTCCGTTCTTGGGATAATCCTCGTGCAATCGTATATCGTAGAATGAATGATATCCCTGGAGATTGGGGTACGGCAGTTAACGTACAAGCAATGGTATTTGGTAACATGGGTGACACATCTGGTACAGGTGTTGCATTTACCCGTAATCCATCCACTGGTGATCATGCAATCTATGGTGAATATTTAATTAATGCACAAGGTGAAGACGTTGTAGCAGGTATTCGTACACCATTGCCAATTACAAGATTAGCAGAAGATTTACCAGAATGCTATCAGCAGTTTATGGAGATCGCAAATAAATTAGAGGATCACTATAAGGACATGCAGGATATGGAGTTTACGATTCAAGAAGGTAAGTTATATTTCCTTCAAACTCGTAATGGTAAGAGAACAGCTCCTGCAGCAATTAAGATTGCATGTGATTTAGTAGATGAAGGTAAAATCACACCAAAAGAAGCAGTTCTTCGTATTGATGCAAAATCATTGGATCAATTGCTTCACCCAACCTTTGATCCAGCAGCGTTAAAGGCTGGGAAAGTATTAGGTGCAGCCCTTCCAGCATCTCCAGGTGCAGCAGCAGGTAAGGTATATTTTACTGCGGATGAAGCGAAGGAAGCTCATGATAAAGGTGAGAGAGTTATTTTAGTACGTTCAGAAACAAGCCCTGAAGATATTGAAGGAATGCATGCAGCAGAAGGTATTTTAACGGTTCGTGGTGGTATGACATCTCATGCAGCTGTTGTTGCTCGTGGTATGGGTACTGCTTGTGTATCTGGTTGTGGTGAAATTAAGATTAATGAAGAAGCTAAGGTGTTTGAACTTGGCGGAGAAAAAATCGTTGAAGGTGATTATATCTCTTTAGATGGATCAACTGGTAAGATTTATCTTGGGGATATTAAGACAGTAGAAGCTAGTGTTAGTGGATATTTTAGTAGAATGATGGAATGGTCCGATGAGTTTAGAACTCTTCAGGTTCGGACCAATGCAGATACACCGGCAGATACAGCAAATGCTGTTAAGTTAGGTGCAGAAGGTATCGGTCTTTGCCGTACAGAGCATATGTTCTTTGAGCCAGAAAGAATTCCAAAGATTCGAAAGATGATTCTTTCTAAGACTGTAGAGGGTAGAGAGGCGGCTCTTAATGAGCTACTTGCATTCCAAAAGGCAGATTTTAAGGCGATGTTTGAAGTACTTGAAGGAAAACCAATGACCGTTCGTTACTTAGATCCACCTTTACATGAATTCGTACCAACAGATCCAGAAGATATTGCTGAATTAGCAGCGGATATGAATCTAACGGTTGAAGAAGTTAAAGCTACTTGTGATGCATTACATGAGTTTAACCCTATGATGGGACATAGAGGTTGCCGTCTTGCAGTAACCTACCCTGAAATTGCTAGAATGCAGACAAGAGCAGTAATGGAAGCAGCAATTGAAGTAAAGAATGAAAAGGGTTATGACATTATACCTGAAATAATGATTCCATTAGTTGGTGAGAAAAAAGAATTAAAATTTGTTAAAGATATCGTTGTTGAAACAGCAGAAGCAGTTAAGGCAGAGAAAGGTTCTGATATTGAATACCATATTGGTACCATGATTGAAATCCCTCGTGCAGCTTTACTTGCTGATGAGATTGCGGAAGAAGCTGAATTCTTCTCCTTTGGTACAAACGATTTAACTCAGATGACATTCGGATTCTCACGTGATGATGCTGGTAAGTTCTTAGATGCTTACTATAAATCAAAGATTTATGAATCTGATCCATTTGCAAGACTTGATCAAGCTGGTGTTGGCCAATTAGTTCAAATGGCTTGTGAAAAGGGTAGACAGGTTCGTCCAAATATTAAACTTGGTATCTGTGGGGAACATGGTGGAGATCCATCTTCCATTGAATTCTGCCATAAGGCTGGTTTAACTTATGTTTCTTGCTCACCATACCGTGTGCCAATTGCTAGATTGGCAGCAGCGCAGGCTGCTATCGCACAAAAGTAG
- a CDS encoding AbrB/MazE/SpoVT family DNA-binding domain-containing protein — protein sequence MEREKAVKVQFVKAGGNASKNSYKARVSIPTTWLETLGITKEDNQVIRYLDGDKIVIEKAK from the coding sequence ATGGAAAGAGAAAAAGCTGTAAAAGTTCAATTTGTAAAAGCGGGTGGGAACGCATCAAAGAATAGTTATAAAGCTAGGGTATCAATTCCTACAACTTGGTTAGAAACTTTAGGAATTACCAAAGAAGATAATCAAGTTATAAGATACCTTGACGGCGATAAAATAGTTATCGAAAAAGCAAAATAA
- a CDS encoding glycine--tRNA ligase, giving the protein MEKTMEKIVSLAKARGFVYPGSEIYGGLANTWDYGNLGVELKNNVKKAWWLKFIQQNPYNVGVDCAILMNPQTWVASGHLGSFSDPLMDCKECHERFRADKIIEDYAHDNNITLEGSVDAWSHEEMAKYIEDNNIACPSCGKHNFTDIRQFNLMFKTFQGVTEDAKNTVYLRPETAQGIFVNFKNVQRTSRKKIPFGIGQIGKSFRNEITPGNFTFRTREFEQMELEFFCEPDTDLEWFAYWKQFCIDWLKSLGMKEEEMRVRDHEKEELSFYSKATTDIEFLFPFGWGELWGIADRTDYDLTQHQNVSKEDMSYYDDEKQWRYVPYVIEPSLGADRVTLAYLCSAYDEEEIGEGDVRTVLHFHPALAPVKIGVLPLSKKLSEGAEKIYTELSKYYNCEFDDRGNIGKRYRRQDEIGTPFCITYDFDSEVDGAVTVRDRDTMEQERIKIEDLKAYFEKKFEF; this is encoded by the coding sequence ATGGAAAAGACAATGGAGAAAATTGTTTCATTGGCGAAAGCAAGAGGTTTTGTATATCCTGGCTCTGAGATTTATGGCGGTCTTGCAAATACTTGGGATTATGGAAATCTTGGTGTAGAACTAAAGAACAATGTGAAAAAAGCTTGGTGGTTAAAATTTATTCAACAAAACCCATATAATGTTGGTGTTGATTGTGCCATCCTTATGAACCCTCAAACATGGGTAGCATCAGGTCACCTTGGCAGCTTTTCTGATCCATTGATGGATTGTAAAGAATGTCATGAGAGATTCCGTGCAGATAAAATCATTGAAGATTATGCACATGATAATAACATTACATTAGAAGGATCTGTAGATGCTTGGTCACATGAAGAAATGGCTAAATACATTGAAGATAATAACATCGCGTGTCCATCTTGTGGAAAGCATAATTTTACAGACATTCGTCAATTTAACTTAATGTTTAAGACATTCCAAGGTGTTACTGAAGATGCAAAGAATACGGTTTATTTAAGACCTGAAACTGCACAAGGTATCTTTGTTAACTTTAAGAATGTACAAAGAACTTCAAGAAAGAAAATTCCATTTGGTATTGGTCAGATTGGTAAGTCTTTCCGTAACGAAATTACACCTGGTAATTTTACATTCCGTACAAGAGAATTTGAACAGATGGAATTAGAATTCTTCTGTGAACCAGATACAGATTTAGAATGGTTTGCTTATTGGAAACAATTCTGTATCGATTGGCTAAAGAGCCTTGGTATGAAAGAAGAAGAAATGCGTGTTAGAGATCATGAAAAAGAAGAGTTATCCTTCTATTCTAAAGCGACTACAGATATCGAATTCTTATTCCCATTTGGATGGGGTGAATTATGGGGTATCGCAGATCGTACCGATTATGATTTAACTCAACATCAAAATGTTTCAAAAGAAGATATGAGCTATTATGATGATGAAAAACAATGGAGATATGTTCCTTATGTTATTGAACCATCCTTAGGTGCGGATCGTGTAACACTTGCATACCTTTGCAGCGCTTACGATGAAGAAGAAATTGGAGAAGGAGATGTACGTACAGTACTTCATTTCCACCCAGCGTTAGCTCCTGTTAAAATTGGTGTTCTTCCATTATCTAAAAAATTATCAGAAGGTGCAGAAAAAATTTATACTGAACTTAGTAAATATTATAACTGCGAATTTGATGATAGAGGTAACATTGGTAAACGTTATCGTCGTCAAGATGAAATCGGTACACCTTTCTGTATCACTTATGATTTCGATTCTGAAGTGGATGGAGCAGTTACAGTTCGTGACCGTGACACTATGGAACAAGAAAGAATCAAGATTGAGGATTTAAAGGCTTATTTTGAAAAGAAATTTGAATTCTAA
- the recO gene encoding DNA repair protein RecO — translation MTSSISVTGIVLATIPVGDYDKRLTILTKERGKITAFAKGARKPNSALLACSQPFTYGEFSLYEGRSSYNVISVNVHNYFGELREDISYVYYGLYFCEFADYMTREGNDETQVMKLLYQSLRALLNKNIGVKLVRYVFELKIISLGGEAPQVFECVKCGETNEIRRFSVEAGGMICDHCKYGANDAFYISTSTLYTLQYIVSSTVEKLYTFTVSDEVLKELKKIMDGYRTTYIDHKMKSLELLDIL, via the coding sequence ATGACAAGTTCTATTAGTGTGACTGGCATTGTACTAGCCACCATACCAGTTGGTGACTATGACAAACGGCTCACAATTTTAACAAAGGAACGTGGAAAAATAACAGCATTTGCTAAAGGCGCTAGGAAACCTAATAGCGCCTTATTAGCGTGTAGTCAACCATTTACCTATGGTGAGTTTTCGTTATATGAAGGTAGAAGTTCTTATAATGTCATATCTGTTAACGTACATAATTATTTTGGTGAGCTACGTGAAGATATTTCATATGTTTATTATGGTTTATATTTTTGTGAATTTGCTGATTATATGACAAGAGAGGGCAATGATGAAACCCAGGTAATGAAATTGCTTTACCAGTCTTTAAGAGCATTGTTAAACAAAAATATTGGTGTAAAGCTAGTTCGTTACGTATTTGAATTAAAAATAATTAGTCTTGGTGGAGAAGCACCGCAAGTTTTTGAATGCGTAAAATGTGGGGAAACAAACGAGATTAGGCGTTTTAGCGTAGAGGCTGGTGGAATGATTTGCGATCATTGCAAATATGGTGCCAATGATGCATTTTATATATCCACCTCAACTTTATATACCTTACAATACATAGTATCTTCGACTGTGGAAAAACTCTACACATTTACCGTTTCAGATGAGGTACTAAAAGAATTAAAAAAAATCATGGATGGATATCGAACTACCTATATCGATCATAAAATGAAGTCCTTGGAGTTGCTAGATATTTTGTAA
- the era gene encoding GTPase Era — translation MNQHKGYKSGFVTLIGRPNVGKSTLMNQLIGQKIAITSNKPQTTRNRIQTVYTGEPGQIIFLDTPGIHKAKNKLGEFMVSVAERTLNEVDVILWLVEPSTFIGAGEQLIIEKLNRVKTPIILVINKIDTVKKEEILTFIDAYKEKCNFAEIVPVSALKGENKENLLEVIYKYLPEGPMYFDEDTITDQPERQIVAELVREKALRLLNDEIPHGIAVYIDRMKDRPDGKIVDIDATIVCERDSHKGIIIGKQGAMLKNIGMQARKEIENLLDMKVNLQLWVKVKKDWRDSDFLIKNYGYRNDTDF, via the coding sequence ATGAACCAACACAAAGGCTATAAATCGGGTTTTGTTACCCTGATTGGACGACCAAATGTGGGAAAATCTACATTAATGAATCAACTAATTGGGCAAAAGATTGCAATTACTTCGAATAAACCACAAACAACTAGAAATCGTATTCAAACGGTTTATACAGGGGAACCTGGTCAAATCATATTTCTTGATACACCAGGAATTCACAAGGCGAAGAATAAGCTTGGTGAATTTATGGTTAGCGTTGCAGAAAGAACTTTAAATGAAGTTGATGTTATTTTATGGCTCGTAGAACCTTCAACATTTATTGGTGCTGGAGAACAACTTATCATTGAGAAGTTAAACCGAGTTAAAACACCAATTATATTAGTTATAAATAAAATTGATACAGTAAAGAAAGAAGAAATTCTTACTTTTATCGATGCATATAAAGAAAAATGTAATTTTGCAGAAATAGTTCCTGTTTCAGCTTTAAAAGGTGAAAATAAAGAGAATTTATTAGAAGTTATATATAAATACTTACCAGAAGGTCCAATGTATTTTGATGAAGATACAATTACGGATCAGCCGGAGAGACAAATTGTTGCTGAATTAGTAAGAGAGAAAGCACTTCGATTATTAAATGATGAAATCCCTCATGGAATTGCAGTATACATTGATCGAATGAAAGATCGTCCAGATGGCAAAATAGTTGATATTGATGCTACAATTGTTTGTGAACGTGATTCCCATAAGGGTATCATCATTGGTAAACAAGGTGCGATGCTAAAAAACATTGGAATGCAAGCAAGAAAAGAAATTGAAAACCTTCTTGATATGAAAGTTAACTTACAATTATGGGTGAAAGTTAAGAAGGATTGGAGAGATAGTGATTTCCTAATCAAGAATTATGGTTACCGAAACGATACTGACTTTTAA